Proteins encoded together in one Thalassotalea crassostreae window:
- a CDS encoding Hsp20 family protein, with amino-acid sequence MRTISKDFSPLYRSFIGAEHLASLMEKASRAEKQPAYPPYNIESIADDKYRITMAVAGFVEAELDIESEENSLTVTGIKAPQDGDENRTFVYQGIAERNFERKFQIADHVKVIAAHMENGLLHIDLEREIPEALKPRKIAIHSKSLLEGDTK; translated from the coding sequence ATGCGTACAATTTCAAAAGATTTTAGCCCACTTTATCGTTCATTCATCGGTGCAGAACACTTAGCATCTCTTATGGAAAAAGCTTCTCGAGCTGAGAAACAGCCTGCTTACCCACCATATAACATAGAATCAATTGCCGACGATAAATACCGAATTACTATGGCTGTTGCTGGCTTCGTCGAAGCAGAGTTAGATATTGAATCAGAAGAAAACTCTCTTACAGTAACGGGTATCAAAGCACCTCAAGATGGTGATGAAAATAGAACGTTTGTTTACCAAGGTATCGCAGAGCGCAACTTTGAGCGTAAGTTTCAAATTGCCGATCATGTAAAAGTTATTGCCGCTCACATGGAAAATGGTTTGTTACATATCGACCTTGAGCGAGAAATACCAGAAGCGTTAAAGCCTCGTAAGATTGC